The proteins below come from a single Lineus longissimus chromosome 5, tnLinLong1.2, whole genome shotgun sequence genomic window:
- the LOC135488374 gene encoding MKRN2 opposite strand protein-like — MSQNSPSRSRILCLQHCQKDINIFFTVFPNSCPICGESLTESEALIPPFAIPSPFSSAAEVPVSVIVKPSRGSWLEYERSTTNLHIGISDSKGCTYDYDEDGLHHNSNLWSDCIAIPLTEKKDSDFIQKWDKTLYFSASSPYWTAKKYHPDFNNCYDFVLTMLSKAGLAASDPRYKNKEDFCESVLLPQTTHAAKYISMYRKLKETDVIWIDKNKE; from the exons ATGTCACAAAACAGTCCATCAAGATCAAGAATTTTGTGCTTACAGCACTGTCAGAAGGACATCAACATATTCTTTACTGTCTTCCCCAACTCTTGCCCTATTTGTGGAGAATCGTTGACCGAAAGTGAAGCTTTGATTCCTCCATTTGCCATTCCCTCTCCATTTTCGTCTGCTGCAGAAGTTCCAGTTTCTGTCATTGTGAAGCCATCAAGAGGGTCATGGCT GGAATATGAGAGATCTACCACGAACCTCCACATTGGTATCAGTGACTCGAAAG GCTGCACTTATGACTATGATGAGGATGGACTGCATCATAACTCCAACCTCTGGTCTGACTGCATTGCCATTCCACTAACAGAAAAAAAGGACAGTGACTTCATTCAAAAATGGGACAAAACCCTTTATTTCTCAGCCTCTTCCCCTTATTGGACTGCTAAAAAATATCATCCTGATTTCAATAATTGCTATGACTTTGTTTTGACCATGCTGAGTAAGGCAGGCTTAGCAGCCAGTGACCCCAGGTACAAGAACAAGGAGGACTTTTGTGAGTCTGTCCTGTTACCACAGACCACCCACGCTGCAAAATATATCAGCATGTATCGGAAGTTGAAAGAAACTGATGTCATCTGGATTGACAAAAATAAAGAATAG